From Montipora foliosa isolate CH-2021 chromosome 6, ASM3666993v2, whole genome shotgun sequence, a single genomic window includes:
- the LOC138006147 gene encoding gamma-aminobutyric acid receptor subunit beta-like, with product MIIGNASVTADALEFSSDPHSQNPEIPILHNLYKNFTLAGKNMSRLLDEVFKNYDKRIRPFYEVQSLKVEMDLLILSFGELSETHMEFSIDLYMGQFWQDPRLGFGVNQTIILSGDATDKLWVPDTFIINSIDTKIHKLVSINKKAWVHLENGTIMLVLRFTARSSCKVDLRDYPLDDQICHLAFESFSFENKDLKLTWRQPIGTDIFIYDQEMAQFDILTAKRNGKHPTYHSGTFAGLTATIHFRRRTMYYIFQMYIPCICVVILSWVSFWVDETDGSDRVGLGIATVLTISFMQGALNDNVPRVSYLKSVDYFLLGSFVFVFMTLIEYVLVLKQSRKEKKRKNEREKKTLERERKREAALMMAADSDEEKMTVTVSIGNKTYDFNSSKEKKDERELLTCNNHSSNERTVRIIEPIGSNISETCQPDRSPLKKLQRRPSMIQMIRKTIEDGEEEICYLDKYSRIVFPLSYMIFLGIYFGIYTVRWDNLVNADNS from the exons ATGATTATTGGAAATGCCTCTGTCACAGCTGATGCCTTGGAGTTTTC GAGTGATCCACATTCCCAGAATCCAGAGATTCCAATCCTTCACAACCTTTACAAGAATTTCACATTGGCAGGGAAAAACATGTCGCGACTTTTGGATGAAGTGTTCAAGAACTATGACAAGAGAATTCGACCGTTTTATGAAG tcCAATCTCTTAAAGTTGAAATGGATTTGTTAATCTTGTCATTTGGCGAACTTAGCGAAACTCATATG GAATTTTCAATTGATTTATACATGGGGCAGTTTTGGCAGGATCCTCGACTTGGGTTTGGTGTTAACCAGACTATAATTCTCAGTGGAGATGCAACGGACAAGCTCTGGGTACCAGATACTTTCATTATAAACTCAATTGACACTAAAATTCATAAGTTGGTGTCAATTAACAAGAAAGCTTGGGTGCATCTGGAAAATGGAACAATTATGTTAGTCTTAAG aTTCACGGCACGTAGCTCTTGCAAGGTAGATTTGAGAGATTATCCGCTGGATGATCAAATTTGTCatttagcttttgagagtt TTTCGTTTGAGAATAAGGATTTAAAACTGACATGGAGGCAGCCAATAGGAACTGACATTTTCATTTATGATCAAGAAATGGCACAGTTCGATATTTTGACAGCAAAGCGAAATGGAAAACACCCCACTTATCATTCTG GGACGTTCGCTGGACTCACGGCAACAATCCACTTTAGACGGCGGACGATGTATTACATTTTCCAAATGTACATACCCTGCATCTGCGTGGTTATTCTTTCCTGGGTCAGCTTTTGGGTTGATGAGACGGACGGATCTGACCGCGTGGGACTGGGTATAGCTACTGTCCTGACTATCAGCTTCATGCAAGGTGCACTGAATGATAACGTACCCAGAGTTTCTTACCTCAAGTCCGTGGATTACTTTCTGCTTGGGTCATTTGTCTTCGTTTTCATGACCTTGATTGAGTATGTGCTGGTATTGAAGCAaagtagaaaagaaaaaaagagaaagaatgaaagagaaaagaaaactttAGAACGAGAAAGAAAACGGGAGGCTGCGTTGATGATGGCTGCTGATTCAGATGAAGAAAAG ATGACTGTGACGGTGTCCATTGGCAACAAGACCTACGACTTCAACAGTAGCAAAGAGAAAAAGGATGAAAGAGAGTTATTGACTTGCAATAATCATAGCAGCAACGAACGAACTGTGAGAATAATCGAACCAATAGGCAGCAACATCTCTGAGACTTGCCAGCCTGACAGATCACCGCTAAAGAAACTCCAAAGGAGACCATCCATGATTCAGATGATAAGAAAGACTATTGAAGACGGAGAAGAAGAAATTTGCTACCTGGATAAATATTCTCGGATTGTCTTTCCCTTATCTTACATGATCTTTCTTGGGATATATTTTGGGATTTACACTGTTCGTTGGGACAACCTAGTAAATGCAGATAATTCATAA